The proteins below come from a single Vitis vinifera cultivar Pinot Noir 40024 chromosome 9, ASM3070453v1 genomic window:
- the LOC132254329 gene encoding protein YIP4b-like has product MENNFENPFHGAGQVGQAVLEPTRRSSPRTPPFPYSSLPFASSNAKSPTPSPSPVVIPPGHNIVAPTLTEPVWETVQRDLSRILSNLKLVLFPNPHREDPGKALRDWDLWGPFFFVIFLGLTLSWSASIKKVSTIPSEMANLE; this is encoded by the coding sequence ATGGAAAACAACTTTGAGAACCCTTTCCATGGCGCCGGTCAAGTTGGACAGGCGGTTCTGGAACCAACGAGGCGGTCTAGTCCACGAACACCGCCATTCCCCTATTCATCGCTGCCTTTTGCTTCATCCAACGCTAAGTCTCCAACACCCAGCCCTAGCCCGGTTGTCATTCCACCTGGTCACAACATTGTTGCACCAACCTTAACCGAGCCGGTCTGGGAAACCGTACAGAGGGACTTATCGCGAATTCTGAGCAATTTGAAGCTTGTTTTGTTCCCTAATCCTCACCGTGAAGACCCCGGGAAGGCCTTGAGGGATTGGGACCTCTGGGGGCCGTTCTTCTTTGTCATCTTCCTCGGTCTCACCTTGTCCTGGTCTGCATCCATCAAAAAGGTGAGTACCATACCTTCAGAAATGGCGAATCTTGAGTGA
- the LOC100854354 gene encoding protein YIP4a, whose product MSFIFQSEIFAVSFALLGIGAIVLTLNVLLLGGKIIFFQSLSLLGYCLFPLDIGALICLFKGHFIARMIAVFVTMFWSSWAAYPFISSAVTQKRKALALYPLLLMYVSVAFLIIATS is encoded by the exons ATGTCGTTTATTTTCCAGTCCGAAATTTTTGCTGTTTCATTTGCACTGCTTGGAATCGGTGCAATCGTTCTTACATTGAACGTCCTCCTCCTG GGAGGGAAAATAATCTTCTTCCAAAGCCTCAGCCTTCTGGGCTACTGCCTGTTTCCTCTGGACATAGGAGCCCTGATTTGCCTGTTCAAAGGCCATTTCATAGCAAGGATGATTGCCGTGTTTGTTACCATGTTCTGGAGCTCTTGGGCTGCCTATCCATTCATCAGTTCTGCTGTCACCCAGAAGAGAAAGGCACTCGCCCTTTACCCTCTCCTCCTCATGTATGTTTCTGTCGCTTTTCTGATCATCGCCACCAGCTAA
- the LOC100853464 gene encoding acid phosphatase 1 has product MGRVALLLFLFALTVELSLGISHEIHLLRPRLASGVHPASGLSCPSWRLAVETNNIINWETVPQACESYVGHYMLGHQYRQDSRVVVYEAIAYAESLKLGGDGKDVWVFDIDETTLSNLPYYAENGFGAEVFNETSFNEWVMKGEAPALPESLKLYNKLVSLGIKVVFLTGKGEDERNVTVANLKKVGYHTWEKLILRKSSDGSTALVYKSNQRKKVEESGYKIVGNMGDQWSDILGTNTGNRTFKLPDPMYYIA; this is encoded by the exons ATGGGAAGAGTGGCCCTGTTGCTCTTTCTTTTTGCCCTTACTGTTGAGCTTTCCTTGGGAATATCCCATGAAATCCACCTCCTCCGGCCACGACTTGCCTCCGGCGTCCACCCTGCTTCGGGTCTTTCCTGCCCGAGCTGGAGACTTGCAGTGGAAACCAACAACATTATAAACTGGGAGACTGTTCCACAAGCATGTGAAAGCTATGTGGGGCATTACATGCTCGGCCACCAATACCGGCAAGACTCGAGAGTGGTGGTGTATGAGGCAATTGCTTATGCTGAAAGCCTCAAGTTGGGTGGAGATGGCAAGGACGTATGGGTGTTTGATATAGATGAGACAACTCTTTCTAATCTGCCTTACTATGCTGAAAACGGATTTGG GGCTGAAGTCTTCAATGAGACGTCGTTCAATGAATGGGTCATGAAAGGGGAGGCACCAGCGTTGCCGGAAAGTCTTAAGCTGTACAACAAGCTGGTGTCCCTGGGGATTAAAGTTGTGTTCTTAACAGGAAAAGGAGAAGACGAGAGAAACGTCACAGTAGCCAATTTAAAGAAGGTGGGATACCATACTTGGGAGAAGCTCATACTCAG GAAATCATCTGATGGAAGCACAGCACTTGTGTACAAatcaaatcaaaggaaaaaggttgaggagagtggatacAAAATAGTTGGAAACATGGGTGATCAATGGAGTGATATCTTGGGAACTAATACAGGGAATAGGACTTTTAAGTTGCCTGATCCAATGTATTACATTGCTTGA
- the LOC100853428 gene encoding ACT domain-containing protein ACR11 has product MALPVASSGCVGVNSSHSSLKALENPLLCICRVSFGWDFHPPCVPLKGRLSSSVSTITPRASSATALKDGKPDGNYDDTDAIPTPKVIIDQDSDPNATIVEITFGDRLGALLDTMNALKNLGLNVVKANVFLDSSGKHNTFAITKADTGRKVEDPELLEAIRLTIINNMLQYHPESSEQLAMGVAFGITPPKQQVDVDIATHISVNDDGPDRSLLYVETADRPGLLVDLVKSITDINIDVESGEFDTEGLLAKAKFHVSYRGKAIIKPLQQVLGNSLRYFLRRPSTEEASF; this is encoded by the exons ATGGCTTTGCCCGTGGCTTCTTCTGGGTGTGTTGGAGTCAACTCCAGTCATAGCAGTCTCAAGGCCCTTGAAAACCCTCTGCTTTGCATCTGTAGAGTCTCCTTTGGATGGGATTTCCATCCTCCTTGTGTTCCTCTTAAGGGAAG GCTGTCCTCTTCCGTGTCTACAATCACTCCAAGGGCATCATCGGCAACAGCTTTGAAG GATGGGAAACCAGATGGAAATTATGATGATACTGATGCAATTCCCACTCCCAAAGTTATAATAGATCAAGACTCGGATCCAAATGCAACTATTGTGGAGATAACTTTTGGTGATCGCTTGGGAGCGCTTCTCGACACT ATGAATGCACTTAAAAATCTAGGGCTGAATGTTGTTAAAGCAAATGTCTTTTTGGATTCTTCGGGAAAGCACAACACATTTGCCATCACCAAAGC TGATACTGGTAGAAAAGTTGAGGATCCTGAGTTGCTTGAGGCAATTCGTTTGACGATTATAAACAATATGCTTCAGTATCACCCG GAATCAAGCGAGCAGTTAGCTATGGGAGTAGCCTTTGGAATTACGCCACCAAAACAACAG GTTGATGTGGACATAGCGACCCACATAAGTGTTAATGATGATGGTCCTGACCGAAG CTTGCTTTATGTGGAAACTGCAGATCGCCCTGGATTACTGGTGGATCTCGTAAAGAGCATCACTGACATTAACATAGATGTTGAATCAGGAGAGTTTGACACTGAG GGTTTGTTGGCCAAGGCAAAGTTTCATGTCAGCTACCGCGGAAAAGCCATCATCAAGCCTCTCCAACAG GTTCTTGGTAATAGTTTACGGTATTTCTTGAGGCGACCATCAACAGAGGAGGCAAGTTTTTGA